A genomic stretch from Gammaproteobacteria bacterium includes:
- the thrS gene encoding threonine--tRNA ligase translates to MPVITLPDGSQRTFDHAVTVHEVAANIGAGLAKAALAGKVDGKLVDTSYKIETDAKLAIVTERDAEGLEVIRHSTAHLLAQAVKQLFPEAQVTIGPVIEDGFFYDFAYPPGFSPEDMAKIEQRMIELAEKDIPVERSVLSREDAIKFFRELGEEYKARIIEDIPHGEQLSLYRQGDFIDLCRGPHVPSTGKLKAFKLMKLAGAYWRGDSNNEMLQRVYGTSWTSKKDLSAYLQRLEEAEKRDHRRLAKQLGLFHTQEEAPGMVFWHDNGWRVYQEIEQYIRHKLRNHGYQEVRTPTIVDRSLWEKSGHWEKFRDGMFVTESEKRMFAIKPMNCPCHIQIFNQGLKSYRDLPLRLAEFGSCHRNEPSGTLHGLMRVRGFTQDDAHIFCTENQIQSEVSSFIDLLFDTYADFGFTDVLIKLSTRPEKRVGADEVWDKAEHALEKALNDKGLEWDLQPGEGAFYGPKIEFSLKDCLGRVWQCGTIQVDFNMPGRLDAEYVTEESGRAVPVMLHRAILGSLERFIGILIEHYAGAFPLWLAPTQVVVMTITERHDPFAKELAQILNQNGLKARTDLRNEKIGFKIREHTLQKVPYLLVLGDREVEQRSVSVRTRRGEDLGSMTINALLEHLNAEVARRGKD, encoded by the coding sequence ATGCCAGTCATAACCTTGCCGGATGGTAGCCAAAGAACGTTTGATCACGCTGTAACCGTACACGAGGTTGCGGCCAATATTGGTGCCGGTTTGGCCAAGGCCGCCCTCGCGGGCAAGGTCGACGGCAAGCTGGTCGATACCTCTTACAAGATCGAGACCGACGCCAAGCTCGCCATCGTCACCGAGCGCGATGCCGAGGGGCTGGAGGTCATTCGCCATTCCACCGCCCACCTGCTGGCGCAGGCAGTCAAACAGCTCTTTCCTGAGGCTCAGGTGACTATCGGCCCGGTGATCGAGGACGGTTTCTTTTATGATTTTGCCTATCCGCCGGGTTTTAGCCCCGAGGACATGGCCAAGATCGAACAGCGTATGATCGAGCTGGCCGAGAAAGATATCCCGGTCGAGCGTTCGGTGCTGTCACGTGAAGACGCCATCAAATTCTTCCGCGAACTGGGCGAGGAATACAAGGCCCGCATCATTGAAGATATTCCCCATGGCGAGCAGCTGTCACTTTATCGTCAAGGTGATTTCATCGATCTCTGTCGTGGCCCGCATGTGCCCAGCACCGGCAAGCTCAAGGCCTTCAAGCTGATGAAGTTGGCCGGAGCCTACTGGCGCGGCGATTCCAATAACGAGATGTTGCAGCGCGTCTACGGCACCTCCTGGACCAGCAAAAAGGACCTGAGCGCCTATTTGCAGCGTCTGGAAGAGGCCGAAAAGCGCGACCATCGCCGCCTGGCCAAGCAGCTGGGCCTGTTCCATACCCAGGAAGAGGCGCCGGGGATGGTGTTCTGGCATGACAACGGCTGGCGCGTCTACCAGGAGATAGAGCAATACATACGCCACAAACTGCGTAATCACGGCTATCAGGAAGTGCGGACCCCGACCATCGTCGACCGGTCCTTGTGGGAAAAGTCTGGGCATTGGGAGAAATTTCGTGACGGCATGTTCGTCACCGAGTCCGAAAAACGGATGTTCGCCATCAAACCGATGAATTGCCCCTGCCACATCCAGATTTTTAACCAGGGTTTGAAGAGTTACCGCGACCTGCCCCTGCGCCTGGCCGAATTTGGCTCCTGTCACCGCAACGAGCCCTCCGGTACCCTCCATGGTCTGATGCGGGTGCGTGGCTTTACCCAGGACGACGCCCATATCTTCTGTACCGAGAACCAGATCCAGAGCGAGGTCTCAAGCTTCATCGACCTGCTGTTCGATACCTATGCCGACTTCGGATTTACTGATGTCCTGATCAAACTGTCGACCCGTCCCGAGAAGCGCGTAGGTGCGGATGAGGTCTGGGATAAAGCCGAGCACGCACTGGAAAAAGCTTTAAATGACAAAGGGTTGGAATGGGATCTTCAACCTGGTGAAGGTGCTTTCTACGGTCCAAAAATTGAATTTTCATTAAAGGATTGCCTCGGTCGCGTCTGGCAATGCGGCACTATCCAGGTCGATTTCAATATGCCGGGGCGTCTGGATGCCGAGTATGTCACCGAAGAAAGTGGCCGCGCCGTGCCGGTGATGCTGCACCGGGCCATCCTCGGTTCGCTGGAGCGGTTCATCGGGATTTTGATCGAACATTATGCCGGGGCCTTCCCGTTATGGCTGGCGCCGACCCAGGTGGTGGTCATGACCATTACCGAGCGCCATGACCCTTTTGCCAAGGAATTAGCCCAAATTCTCAACCAAAATGGCCTCAAAGCCAGAACGGACTTGAGAAATGAGAAAATAGGCTTTAAAATTCGCGAACATACATTGCAGAAAGTGCCCTACCTGCTGGTCCTCGGGGATCGAGAAGTGGAGCAGCGGAGTGTATCGGTGCGGACGCGCCGTGGCGAAGATCTTGGCAGCATGACAATAAATGCCTTGCTTGAACATCTCAACGCCGAAGTTGCGCGTCGCGGCAAAGATTGA
- a CDS encoding FAD-binding protein, with product MNLETEQNQHAALIKALHALLPKEAVLTDPEDLRPFECDALSVYRRLPRVVVLPETVAQVQTIMRLCHAAHVPVIARGAGTGLSGGALPREDAVLLSLAKFKHIISIDPTNTLATVEPGVRNLAISEAAAPHNLYYAPDPSSQIACTIGGNVAENSGGVHCLKYGLTVHNVLQLKIVTVDGELLTIGSEALDSPGYDVLALMTGSEGMLGVIVEVTVKLLPRPERAQVILAAFDNIAKAGEAVGAIIAAGIIPAGLEMMDRLAIQAAEDFVHASYPRDAEAILLCELDGTNAEVSEHIMAVRNVLNQSGATEVRTARDETERQIFWKGRKSAFPAVGRISPDYYCMDGTIPRRELPKVLQSISELSREYGLAVANVFHAGDGNLHPLILFDANRPGELARTEEFGHRILELCVEVGGTITGEHGVGIEKIDQMCVQFRRAELAQFHAVKAAFDPEGLLNPGKAVPTLHRCAEFGAMHVHHGQLKHPELERL from the coding sequence GTGAACCTGGAAACCGAGCAGAACCAGCATGCGGCATTGATCAAAGCATTACACGCATTGTTGCCCAAAGAAGCGGTACTCACTGACCCTGAGGATTTGCGCCCATTCGAGTGCGACGCGCTCTCGGTCTATCGTCGTTTGCCGAGGGTGGTGGTACTACCGGAAACCGTGGCTCAGGTGCAAACCATCATGCGCTTGTGTCATGCAGCACATGTACCCGTCATTGCGCGTGGCGCGGGCACGGGATTGTCAGGCGGTGCCCTGCCCCGCGAGGATGCCGTGTTGCTGAGTCTGGCCAAATTCAAACACATCATTAGTATTGATCCCACCAACACCCTCGCCACGGTCGAACCTGGGGTCCGCAATCTTGCCATCTCCGAGGCCGCTGCGCCGCACAACCTTTATTACGCACCTGATCCGTCATCACAAATTGCCTGCACCATCGGCGGTAATGTCGCGGAAAACTCGGGGGGTGTGCATTGTTTGAAATACGGTCTGACGGTACACAATGTCTTGCAACTTAAAATTGTGACTGTCGACGGCGAATTACTCACCATTGGCAGTGAAGCGCTGGACTCTCCAGGTTACGACGTATTGGCGCTGATGACCGGCTCCGAAGGCATGCTCGGTGTGATTGTGGAAGTCACTGTCAAATTATTACCCCGGCCTGAACGCGCGCAGGTCATATTGGCAGCGTTTGATAACATCGCCAAGGCTGGCGAGGCCGTAGGTGCGATCATTGCCGCCGGAATCATTCCTGCGGGATTGGAAATGATGGACCGGCTGGCGATTCAAGCCGCAGAAGATTTCGTCCATGCCAGTTATCCGCGCGATGCTGAGGCTATTCTGCTTTGCGAACTCGATGGCACCAATGCCGAAGTCTCGGAACACATCATGGCCGTGCGCAATGTGCTTAACCAAAGTGGCGCTACCGAAGTACGCACCGCGCGTGACGAAACCGAGCGTCAGATATTCTGGAAGGGTCGCAAATCCGCCTTCCCCGCCGTTGGCCGCATCTCTCCGGATTATTACTGCATGGATGGCACCATTCCTCGCCGCGAATTGCCCAAGGTGTTACAAAGCATCAGCGAATTATCCAGAGAATATGGCTTGGCGGTCGCCAACGTCTTTCATGCAGGCGATGGCAACTTGCATCCTTTGATTTTGTTTGATGCCAATCGTCCGGGCGAATTGGCGCGTACTGAGGAGTTTGGTCACCGCATCCTTGAACTCTGCGTCGAAGTCGGCGGCACCATTACCGGCGAACATGGCGTTGGCATCGAGAAAATCGATCAAATGTGCGTGCAGTTTCGCCGCGCTGAACTGGCGCAGTTTCATGCGGTCAAGGCTGCTTTCGATCCTGAAGGTTTGCTCAATCCCGGCAAAGCCGTACCCACCCTGCACCGCTGTGCCGAATTTGGCGCCATGCATGTGCATCACGGCCAGTTAAAACATCCTGAATTGGAGCGCTTATGA
- the uvrB gene encoding excinuclease ABC subunit UvrB, with protein sequence MTQLFKLRSPFQPSGDQPTTIATLTEGLQDGLAHQVLLGVTGSGKTYTIANVINQIQRPALVLAPNKTLAAQLYGEMKDFFPENAVEYFVSYYDYYQPEAYVPSTDTFIEKDSAINQHIEQMRLSATKAILERRDTVIVASVSAIYGLGDPRAYLSMVLHLSRGDKADQRQILRRLADLQYTRNDIDLVRATYRVRGEIIDIFPAESDREAVRVELFDDEIESLAHFDPLTGEVIKRVPRVTIFPKSHYVTPRETILAAIEKIKDELRERLNLLRDANKLLEAQRLEQRTIFDIEMMLELGYCSGIENYSRYLSGRETGEPPPTLFEYLPKDAVLVIDESHVTVPQIGAMYKGDRSRKETLVEYGFRLPSALDNRPLKFDEFEKLSPQTIYVSATPGSYEQQHADQVAEQVVRPTGLVDPEIEIRPVATQVDDLLSEAHKRTKVNERVLVTTLTKRMAEDLTEYLDEHGVRVRYLHSDIDTVERVEILRDFRLGEFDVLVGINLLREGLDIPEVSLVAILDADKEGFLRSDRSLIQTIGRAARNINGRAILYADKMTGSMQRAIDETDRRRRKQQAYNQEHGITPTSIQRKVSDVMEGAYSHIPGDPRQFAKVAEEVAAYAGLSGEQLNKKIKQLEQQMFKHAQDLEFEEAARVRDEIRKIQERAMGLAPHGVG encoded by the coding sequence ATGACTCAGCTTTTTAAATTACGTTCCCCGTTCCAACCCTCCGGTGACCAGCCCACGACGATAGCGACCCTGACTGAAGGTTTGCAGGATGGGCTGGCGCATCAGGTCTTGCTGGGGGTGACGGGCTCGGGCAAGACCTACACCATCGCCAATGTCATCAATCAAATTCAGCGGCCGGCGCTGGTGCTGGCGCCCAACAAGACGCTGGCGGCACAGCTTTACGGCGAAATGAAAGACTTCTTTCCGGAAAATGCCGTTGAGTATTTCGTTTCTTACTACGATTATTACCAACCCGAGGCCTATGTGCCATCGACCGATACCTTCATTGAGAAGGATTCGGCCATCAATCAACATATCGAGCAGATGCGGCTCTCCGCCACCAAGGCGATCCTGGAGCGGCGCGACACCGTCATCGTCGCCAGTGTGTCGGCGATTTATGGTTTGGGTGATCCGCGCGCCTATTTGAGTATGGTGTTGCATTTGTCGCGTGGCGACAAGGCGGATCAGCGCCAGATTCTACGGCGGTTGGCGGATTTGCAATACACGCGCAACGATATTGATCTGGTACGCGCTACCTATCGTGTCCGTGGTGAGATCATCGATATCTTCCCGGCGGAATCCGATCGCGAGGCGGTTCGGGTGGAGTTGTTCGATGATGAAATCGAATCGCTTGCCCATTTTGATCCCCTCACCGGCGAGGTGATTAAACGTGTGCCGCGGGTGACCATCTTCCCGAAATCGCACTATGTCACGCCGCGTGAGACGATTCTGGCGGCCATCGAAAAGATCAAGGATGAATTGCGCGAGCGTCTGAATCTGTTGCGCGATGCCAACAAATTGCTGGAAGCCCAGCGGCTGGAGCAACGCACCATTTTTGATATCGAGATGATGCTGGAGTTGGGTTATTGCTCAGGCATTGAAAACTATTCCCGGTATTTGTCTGGCCGCGAGACAGGAGAGCCGCCACCGACCTTATTTGAATATCTGCCCAAAGATGCAGTGCTGGTGATTGATGAAAGCCACGTTACCGTGCCGCAAATAGGTGCAATGTATAAGGGCGACCGCTCGCGTAAAGAAACACTCGTCGAATACGGTTTTCGTTTACCGTCGGCACTGGATAACCGGCCGCTCAAATTTGATGAGTTTGAAAAACTGTCGCCGCAAACGATTTATGTTTCCGCCACGCCGGGGTCATATGAGCAGCAACATGCCGATCAAGTGGCTGAACAGGTGGTGCGTCCTACCGGATTGGTCGATCCTGAAATCGAAATTCGACCAGTGGCGACGCAAGTGGATGATCTTTTATCTGAGGCACATAAGCGTACCAAGGTGAATGAGCGGGTCCTGGTGACCACGCTCACCAAACGCATGGCCGAGGACTTGACCGAATATCTGGATGAGCATGGCGTACGAGTGCGCTATCTGCATTCCGACATCGATACCGTTGAGCGTGTCGAAATTCTCCGCGATTTTCGTTTGGGCGAGTTTGATGTCCTGGTTGGTATCAACCTGTTGCGTGAAGGTTTGGACATTCCAGAGGTTTCATTGGTCGCGATCCTCGATGCCGACAAGGAAGGCTTTCTGCGTTCGGATCGGTCGTTGATTCAAACCATCGGCCGCGCCGCGCGTAATATCAATGGCCGGGCGATTTTATATGCCGACAAGATGACCGGCTCGATGCAGCGCGCTATTGATGAAACCGATCGCCGCCGCCGCAAACAGCAAGCCTACAACCAGGAACACGGCATCACGCCCACGAGCATACAGCGCAAAGTCAGCGACGTCATGGAGGGCGCCTATTCACACATCCCCGGCGATCCCCGCCAATTCGCCAAGGTGGCGGAGGAAGTGGCCGCGTACGCGGGGCTGTCTGGCGAACAGCTCAATAAAAAGATCAAACAGCTCGAACAACAGATGTTCAAACATGCCCAGGATCTGGAGTTTGAAGAGGCGGCGCGGGTGCGGGATGAAATCAGAAAAATCCAGGAGCGGGCGATGGGGCTGGCGCCGCACGGGGTGGGATGA
- the rpmI gene encoding 50S ribosomal protein L35: MPKLKSNRSAAKRFKANASGRFKCRQGYRNHILTKKSTKRKRHLRSPALIAKVDTPSVRQMLPYA; the protein is encoded by the coding sequence ATGCCAAAACTGAAATCAAATCGATCCGCAGCAAAGCGGTTTAAGGCGAATGCCTCTGGACGGTTCAAATGCCGTCAGGGATATCGCAATCACATTCTGACGAAGAAGAGCACCAAGCGTAAACGTCACCTGCGCAGCCCCGCGCTGATTGCCAAGGTGGATACGCCGTCCGTTCGTCAAATGTTACCGTACGCTTAA
- the rplT gene encoding 50S ribosomal protein L20, producing MPRVKRGVTARARHKKVIAQAKGYKGRRKNVYRVAVQAVMKAGQYAYRDRRQRKRQFRALWIARINAGARECGLTYSRMINGLKKAAIEIDRKILADLAVFDKAAFSALVEKAKACL from the coding sequence ATGCCAAGAGTTAAACGTGGTGTAACTGCGCGTGCGCGTCACAAGAAGGTGATCGCTCAGGCCAAGGGTTACAAAGGTCGTCGCAAGAATGTTTATCGCGTCGCTGTTCAGGCCGTCATGAAGGCAGGTCAATATGCCTATCGTGACCGCCGTCAGAGGAAGCGTCAGTTCCGTGCGCTGTGGATCGCCCGTATCAACGCCGGTGCGCGTGAGTGCGGTCTTACCTATAGCCGCATGATTAACGGTTTGAAGAAGGCCGCTATCGAAATCGACCGCAAGATCCTCGCTGATCTGGCGGTGTTCGATAAAGCCGCCTTCAGCGCCCTGGTAGAAAAGGCCAAGGCCTGCCTGTAA
- the ihfA gene encoding integration host factor subunit alpha has translation MALTKAEMAEKLFEELGLNKREAKELVEMFFEEVRKALENGRQVKLSGFGNFNLRDKKERPGRNPKTGEEIPITARRVVTFHPGQKLKARVEAYAGSREQ, from the coding sequence ATGGCACTGACAAAAGCTGAGATGGCTGAAAAGCTGTTCGAGGAACTGGGCTTAAACAAGCGGGAAGCCAAGGAATTGGTGGAGATGTTCTTCGAGGAAGTTCGAAAGGCCCTCGAAAATGGCCGTCAGGTCAAACTTTCCGGATTTGGCAATTTCAACCTCCGCGACAAAAAGGAACGCCCGGGGCGTAATCCTAAAACCGGGGAAGAGATTCCCATCACCGCACGGCGGGTGGTAACCTTTCATCCAGGGCAAAAATTGAAGGCCAGAGTAGAAGCATATGCTGGAAGCAGGGAACAATAA
- the pheT gene encoding phenylalanine--tRNA ligase subunit beta yields the protein MKFSERWLREWIDPGVDRETLAHQLTMAGLEVDAVEPAAPPFSHVVVGEVLKVDPHPDADKLRVCQVNVGQAESLTIVCGAPNVAPGLRVPTALVGAELPNDLKITRAKLRGVESYGMLCSAKELGLAEQAAGLMILPEDVAAGTDIREYLQLDDAAIEIGLTPNRGDCLSIRGIAREVSVANGNSLVEPDQGNVVIKTHDTFPISLEAPEACPRYIGRIIRDIYPKVQTPMWMKERLRRCGLRSVSAVVDVTNYVMIEYGQPMHAFDLQKLRGGIKIRMAQAGEKLKLLDGREVELAPDVLVIADDQVPVAMAGIMGGDASAVGDETCDIFLESAFFRPEAISGRARRYGLNTDSSMRFERGVDPELPVKAMKRATELLVQIVGGKPGPLIEAKSGEHMPERTSITLRADRVRRLLGIDIAPKKITEMLSMLGMKVREQGKSWIVTPPSFRFDITTEIDLIEEIGRIYGYTNIPPILPQAEMCTQLPIEENLPQSRILQLLLDRGYQEAVTYSFVDPKLAALLNPGEQPISLMNPISADMAVMRPSLWPGLLQTLIYNMNRQQSSCRIFEIGVKYSSQRDEYIEKKVVSGLLWGAAHPLQWGLAPRTVDFFDAKADIEALIGLTGRQGEFIFESEDQHPSLHPGQAAVIKNKRGEAIGWVGALNPNVQNQLGIEGAVFLFEIAYSSIMVRSLPRFTESSKYPSVNRDLAIVLEEPVTAQRVRETIVAAAGQYLANLELFDVYRGKGIESGRKSLALSLTLQDTAATLTDNKVEKVIEQVVQQLKQQLNASLRE from the coding sequence ATGAAGTTTAGCGAACGTTGGTTGCGGGAATGGATTGATCCCGGTGTCGATAGAGAGACACTGGCGCATCAACTCACGATGGCGGGTTTGGAGGTCGATGCCGTTGAACCGGCAGCACCACCTTTCAGTCATGTGGTGGTGGGTGAGGTGCTCAAAGTCGATCCGCATCCCGATGCCGACAAATTGCGTGTCTGTCAGGTCAATGTGGGGCAAGCGGAATCGCTGACTATTGTTTGTGGTGCTCCCAATGTCGCCCCCGGGTTGCGGGTACCGACGGCGCTGGTCGGCGCTGAATTGCCCAATGATCTTAAAATCACTCGCGCTAAACTGCGGGGGGTGGAATCGTACGGTATGTTGTGTTCCGCCAAAGAACTGGGTTTGGCCGAACAAGCTGCTGGTTTGATGATATTGCCGGAAGACGTCGCAGCCGGTACTGACATCCGCGAGTATCTGCAATTGGATGACGCGGCAATCGAAATTGGTCTGACGCCGAATCGCGGCGATTGCCTGAGTATTCGCGGGATTGCCCGTGAAGTGTCGGTGGCCAATGGTAATTCGTTGGTCGAGCCCGACCAGGGGAATGTGGTTATCAAGACTCATGACACCTTCCCGATCTCACTAGAGGCCCCAGAGGCTTGCCCGCGTTACATCGGCCGCATCATCCGTGACATCTATCCCAAAGTGCAAACCCCGATGTGGATGAAGGAGCGTTTGCGCCGCTGTGGTTTACGCAGTGTCAGCGCCGTGGTGGATGTGACCAATTATGTGATGATCGAATATGGTCAGCCGATGCATGCCTTCGATTTGCAGAAATTACGGGGCGGCATCAAGATACGGATGGCGCAAGCGGGCGAGAAGCTGAAACTGCTGGATGGTCGTGAGGTTGAGTTGGCGCCCGATGTGCTGGTGATTGCCGATGATCAGGTCCCCGTCGCCATGGCGGGCATCATGGGCGGCGATGCTTCGGCCGTAGGTGATGAAACCTGCGATATATTTCTCGAGAGCGCCTTTTTCCGTCCTGAGGCGATAAGTGGACGAGCCCGTCGTTATGGATTGAATACAGATTCCTCGATGCGTTTTGAGCGCGGCGTGGACCCTGAATTGCCGGTCAAGGCCATGAAACGAGCCACCGAGTTGTTGGTACAGATCGTGGGCGGCAAGCCTGGGCCTCTGATCGAAGCCAAGAGCGGAGAGCACATGCCGGAGCGGACATCGATTACCTTGCGTGCAGATCGTGTCAGACGCCTGCTGGGAATTGACATTGCGCCCAAAAAAATCACCGAGATGCTTTCTATGTTGGGAATGAAAGTGCGCGAGCAGGGCAAGTCTTGGATCGTAACCCCTCCCAGTTTTCGTTTTGATATCACTACCGAGATTGATTTGATCGAGGAGATCGGGCGCATCTATGGTTATACCAATATCCCGCCTATCCTGCCTCAGGCGGAGATGTGTACACAGCTCCCAATAGAAGAAAATCTGCCGCAAAGCCGAATTCTGCAGTTACTTTTGGATCGTGGTTATCAAGAAGCGGTGACTTACAGTTTTGTCGATCCCAAGCTGGCGGCGCTATTAAATCCTGGTGAGCAGCCGATCTCATTGATGAATCCGATTTCGGCAGATATGGCCGTGATGCGCCCCAGCCTTTGGCCGGGGTTGTTGCAAACGTTGATCTATAACATGAATCGACAGCAAAGCAGCTGCCGAATTTTTGAGATTGGTGTTAAGTACTCATCTCAGCGTGATGAGTATATTGAGAAAAAGGTGGTCTCTGGCTTGCTGTGGGGCGCTGCGCACCCGTTGCAGTGGGGATTGGCACCACGTACTGTTGATTTTTTTGATGCTAAGGCCGATATAGAAGCGTTGATAGGATTGACGGGGAGACAGGGTGAATTTATCTTCGAGAGTGAGGATCAACACCCTTCACTGCACCCAGGTCAAGCCGCTGTCATCAAAAACAAGCGGGGGGAGGCGATCGGTTGGGTCGGTGCCTTAAACCCGAATGTTCAGAATCAACTGGGGATTGAAGGCGCAGTATTTTTATTCGAAATCGCTTATTCTTCGATCATGGTTCGCAGTTTGCCGCGGTTTACCGAGTCGTCCAAATACCCATCCGTTAACAGGGATTTGGCAATAGTGCTCGAGGAACCTGTAACGGCGCAACGAGTTCGAGAAACAATCGTTGCAGCAGCAGGGCAATATCTGGCAAACTTAGAGTTGTTTGATGTATATCGTGGCAAAGGGATTGAATCTGGACGAAAAAGTCTTGCATTGAGCCTTACCTTGCAGGATACTGCGGCCACCCTCACCGATAATAAGGTTGAGAAGGTGATTGAGCAGGTCGTACAGCAGCTTAAACAACAACTAAATGCTTCGCTGAGAGAGTAA
- the pheS gene encoding phenylalanine--tRNA ligase subunit alpha, with protein MQDLTTLLNEASRAVSAASDLAALDQIRVQFLGKKGELTQYLKQLGDLPANERPKIGQAVNEAKEALQAQLNQRRTVLEMAALATRLHKEKIDVTLPGRGQETGGLHPVTRTLQRIEEYFTRIGFKVAEGPEIETDFHNFTALNIPENHPARAMHDTFYVRPGILLRTHTSPVQIRIMQNNPPPLRVIAPGRVYRCDSDVTHTPMFHQVEGFMVDENVTFAHLKGLLHDFLRNFFEQDLKIRFRPSYFPFTEPSAEADIQCVICQGKGCRVCKNTGWLEVLGCGMIHPQVFANVGIDSEAYTGFAFGMGVERLTMLRYGVNDLRLFFENDLRFLRQFR; from the coding sequence GTGCAGGATTTAACAACACTCCTCAATGAGGCCAGTAGAGCGGTTAGTGCAGCCAGTGATTTGGCGGCCTTGGATCAAATCCGGGTGCAATTTCTGGGCAAAAAAGGGGAGTTAACCCAATATTTAAAACAATTGGGTGATTTGCCAGCCAACGAACGGCCCAAGATTGGCCAGGCAGTGAACGAGGCCAAAGAGGCGCTACAGGCTCAGCTTAATCAGCGGCGCACGGTGTTGGAAATGGCAGCGCTCGCGACGCGATTGCATAAGGAAAAGATTGATGTGACCTTACCGGGGCGCGGCCAGGAAACCGGGGGCCTGCATCCTGTCACGCGCACCTTGCAACGAATTGAAGAATATTTCACGCGTATTGGTTTCAAGGTGGCCGAGGGACCGGAGATCGAAACCGATTTTCACAATTTCACTGCGCTTAATATTCCAGAAAATCATCCGGCGCGGGCGATGCATGATACCTTTTATGTCAGGCCCGGTATCTTGCTGCGTACTCACACATCCCCAGTTCAGATTCGCATAATGCAAAATAATCCGCCACCGTTACGCGTGATCGCGCCGGGGCGGGTTTATCGTTGTGATTCTGACGTGACACATACCCCGATGTTCCATCAAGTCGAAGGTTTCATGGTCGATGAGAACGTTACCTTTGCCCACCTGAAAGGTTTGCTGCATGACTTTCTGCGCAACTTTTTCGAACAGGATTTGAAGATTCGTTTTCGTCCGTCATATTTTCCATTTACCGAACCTTCAGCTGAGGCCGATATTCAGTGCGTCATCTGTCAAGGTAAGGGCTGCCGTGTTTGTAAAAATACCGGCTGGCTGGAAGTGCTGGGTTGCGGCATGATCCATCCGCAAGTCTTCGCCAATGTCGGTATCGATAGCGAAGCTTATACCGGCTTTGCCTTTGGTATGGGCGTCGAGCGGTTAACGATGTTGCGCTATGGCGTCAATGATTTGCGATTATTTTTCGAAAACGATCTTCGCTTTTTGCGGCAGTTTCGTTAA
- a CDS encoding MerR family transcriptional regulator, translated as MLEAGNNNELPEIPAKRYFTIGEVSELCGVKPHVLRYWEQEFPQLKPLKRRGNRRYYQRHDVLMIRQIRTLLYDEGFTIGGARQRLTGIEQPTVAVKVEAPMTSTSGPGHNAQLIQQLRRELEDVLSLLKV; from the coding sequence ATGCTGGAAGCAGGGAACAATAACGAACTACCGGAAATTCCTGCCAAACGTTATTTTACGATCGGAGAAGTCAGCGAACTGTGCGGGGTCAAACCCCACGTGTTGCGCTATTGGGAGCAGGAATTCCCGCAGTTGAAGCCGCTCAAGCGGCGCGGTAACCGTCGTTACTATCAGCGCCACGATGTGCTCATGATCCGTCAGATTCGTACCTTGCTGTACGATGAAGGGTTCACCATCGGCGGCGCCCGTCAGCGTCTGACCGGGATCGAGCAACCTACCGTTGCAGTCAAGGTTGAAGCGCCTATGACGAGCACGAGCGGGCCAGGTCACAACGCACAGTTGATTCAGCAGTTGCGTCGCGAACTGGAAGACGTACTGTCCCTCCTGAAAGTCTGA
- the infC gene encoding translation initiation factor IF-3, producing the protein MSITVEKKARVNDEINVPEVRVIGADGNMVGVLSVEKALQLAVEAELDLVEVAPTSKPPVCRVMDYGKYLFEESKKKHAAKRKQKQIQIKEVKFRPGTEEGDYQVKLRNLIRFLSDGDKAKITLRYRGREMAHQELGMHLLKRIEADLAEVGQVEQFPKMEGRQMVMVLAPKKKVA; encoded by the coding sequence ATAAGTATAACTGTGGAAAAAAAGGCTCGCGTCAATGACGAAATCAACGTGCCAGAAGTTCGTGTCATTGGTGCTGATGGGAATATGGTGGGGGTGTTGTCCGTCGAGAAGGCTTTGCAATTAGCAGTTGAAGCAGAGTTGGACTTAGTGGAAGTGGCACCCACATCGAAGCCGCCTGTGTGCCGGGTCATGGACTACGGCAAATACTTGTTCGAAGAGAGCAAGAAAAAACATGCGGCAAAACGAAAGCAGAAACAGATCCAGATCAAAGAGGTGAAGTTTCGTCCCGGTACTGAAGAAGGTGATTATCAGGTGAAGTTACGTAATCTGATTCGTTTTCTTAGCGATGGCGACAAGGCAAAAATTACCTTGCGTTATCGTGGGCGCGAAATGGCTCACCAGGAATTAGGTATGCATCTGTTGAAGCGAATAGAGGCTGATCTCGCTGAAGTTGGTCAGGTCGAGCAGTTTCCAAAAATGGAAGGACGGCAAATGGTCATGGTGTTGGCACCCAAGAAAAAGGTCGCTTAG